The following are from one region of the Leptolyngbya sp. 'hensonii' genome:
- a CDS encoding glycosyltransferase family 4 protein, with protein sequence MRSFCLDYYLSQALGRPMSFAVPAPFLADKILPTYGFQPAKIHYLPNILARNTRPVQKFTKPTVIVVGRLDPIKRPWLAVALAEKFPTVDFIFLGENHFKGAGGWEAEALPANVQMLGHVDGEQKAQLMSSAWVLLNTSIHEGLPVTFQESLAWETPIISCVNPDQVTAHFGIFVGDANGTGLQILPKFEAALNTLLHDSDRREYLGKAGRIWIESTHNQANFLSVFHSLCQEMNLFL encoded by the coding sequence ATGCGGTCATTTTGCCTGGATTATTATCTTTCCCAGGCCCTGGGTCGTCCTATGAGCTTTGCAGTACCAGCTCCTTTTTTGGCGGATAAAATCCTGCCCACTTACGGTTTTCAACCTGCCAAAATTCACTACCTGCCAAATATTTTGGCAAGAAATACCAGACCGGTACAGAAGTTTACCAAGCCAACTGTGATTGTGGTGGGCCGACTGGATCCGATTAAACGCCCCTGGTTGGCGGTTGCTTTAGCAGAAAAATTTCCCACAGTAGATTTCATTTTTTTGGGGGAGAATCACTTTAAGGGAGCAGGAGGTTGGGAGGCAGAAGCATTGCCTGCTAACGTTCAGATGTTGGGTCACGTTGATGGTGAGCAAAAGGCCCAACTGATGTCTTCAGCCTGGGTTTTGCTCAACACCTCTATTCATGAAGGGCTGCCAGTAACTTTTCAAGAATCTCTTGCCTGGGAAACTCCCATCATTAGTTGTGTCAATCCCGATCAGGTCACTGCTCACTTTGGGATATTTGTGGGCGATGCCAATGGGACAGGGCTGCAAATTTTACCCAAATTTGAGGCTGCTTTGAATACGCTCTTGCATGATTCCGATCGGAGAGAATACCTGGGTAAAGCTGGAAGAATTTGGATTGAATCGACTCATAATCAAGCCAATTTTCTGAGTGTTTTTCATTCTCTATGCCAGGAAATGAATCTGTTTCTATGA
- a CDS encoding Crp/Fnr family transcriptional regulator, with protein MVNPEGVLKSAPMTVSERILEIKQFLQQTPIFQDLVEEQLSALANIAIPQTYKRGETLFLEGDEGTGLFIIKSGRIKVFKVATGGKEQILHIFETNEHFAEVPALDGGHFPASAAAIEASEVMFIPGTAFLMVLQQNPLLAISMLKTFARHMRKLAHLVDTLSFTEVPERLANYLLNLSDKFGNIEVVELNLPKGQLAALLGTIPETLSRTFYKLSQDGMIEINGTTIRLCDRDRLISLGQKK; from the coding sequence ATGGTGAACCCTGAAGGCGTATTGAAATCAGCCCCTATGACGGTCAGTGAACGGATTTTAGAGATTAAACAGTTTCTGCAGCAAACACCTATTTTTCAAGATCTGGTTGAGGAACAGCTCAGTGCCCTGGCCAATATTGCTATTCCCCAGACCTATAAAAGGGGGGAAACCCTGTTTTTGGAAGGGGATGAAGGCACTGGTTTATTCATTATTAAATCCGGTCGCATCAAAGTGTTCAAAGTAGCTACTGGAGGGAAAGAACAAATTCTCCATATCTTTGAGACGAATGAACACTTTGCTGAAGTTCCGGCTTTGGATGGAGGACACTTTCCAGCTTCTGCGGCGGCGATCGAAGCCTCTGAAGTGATGTTCATTCCAGGAACTGCATTTCTAATGGTGTTACAACAAAACCCATTGTTAGCAATTTCAATGTTGAAAACTTTTGCACGTCATATGCGGAAGTTAGCCCATTTAGTAGACACACTTTCCTTTACTGAAGTGCCAGAAAGATTGGCCAACTATTTGCTAAATTTGAGTGATAAATTTGGCAATATTGAAGTAGTTGAATTGAATCTCCCTAAAGGACAACTCGCTGCTCTCTTAGGAACCATTCCAGAAACCCTTTCTCGCACTTTTTACAAGCTTAGTCAGGATGGCATGATTGAAATCAATGGCACAACTATCCGCCTCTGTGATCGCGATCGATTAATTTCCCTGGGGCAAAAGAAATGA
- a CDS encoding DUF3365 domain-containing protein, which produces MFNLQTPIVLAQTNPSELSRAVQEIELLDTMRSELASTLEGKTEEPTMQTMKEVCYPVGMRVMQLSQENGWQVKQIASKYRNPAHAPDDLHAKLALAKFQQDQDLVGFWERETINNQPGTRYYRRINVEQSCLVCHGLKDGRPQFVKEKYLQDLAYNFRVGDLRGMYSAFIPDLKATSQSTQK; this is translated from the coding sequence ATGTTCAATCTGCAGACCCCTATTGTCCTGGCCCAGACCAATCCGTCAGAGCTCTCAAGAGCTGTGCAGGAGATTGAACTACTGGATACAATGCGCTCTGAATTGGCTTCTACCCTCGAAGGTAAAACCGAAGAACCAACGATGCAAACCATGAAAGAAGTCTGCTATCCGGTAGGAATGCGTGTTATGCAGTTGAGTCAGGAAAATGGTTGGCAGGTAAAACAGATAGCCAGTAAGTATCGGAACCCTGCCCATGCCCCTGACGATTTACACGCCAAACTGGCACTGGCTAAGTTTCAACAAGATCAAGACCTGGTGGGTTTTTGGGAGCGGGAAACCATTAATAACCAGCCAGGGACGCGCTATTACCGTCGAATCAACGTGGAACAGAGTTGCCTGGTATGTCATGGGCTGAAAGATGGGCGGCCCCAATTTGTGAAGGAGAAGTATCTCCAAGACCTGGCCTACAACTTTCGAGTTGGGGACTTGCGCGGAATGTATTCAGCGTTCATTCCTGATTTGAAGGCAACCTCACAAAGCACACAAAAATAA
- a CDS encoding SDR family oxidoreductase, translating into MSRIENQIVLITGASSGIGAACAEVFARSGARLILAARRGERLEHLGTELQQQYGRPVLCLTLDVRDRVQVEATLQSLPAEWAAIDILINNAGLSRGLDKLYEGKVQDWEEMIDTNIKGLLYVTRTVVPGMVSRGRGHVINIGSIAGHQTYPKGNVYCATKAAVRALSEGLNIDLLGTAVRVSSVDPGLVDTEFSTVRFHGDTDRAKAVYQGLTPLSGEDVAEVVLFCATRPPHVNLSEVLLLPTAQATPTLVHRSESAAD; encoded by the coding sequence GTGAGCCGGATTGAGAACCAGATTGTTTTAATTACCGGGGCCAGTAGCGGGATTGGGGCAGCCTGTGCCGAGGTCTTTGCCCGATCGGGGGCGAGGCTGATTCTGGCGGCTCGTCGTGGTGAGCGACTGGAACACCTGGGCACCGAATTGCAGCAGCAATATGGCAGGCCCGTGCTGTGCCTGACGCTGGATGTGCGCGATCGGGTTCAGGTCGAGGCAACTTTGCAATCCTTGCCAGCAGAGTGGGCTGCGATCGACATCCTGATCAACAATGCTGGCCTCAGCCGAGGTCTGGACAAGCTGTATGAGGGTAAAGTCCAGGACTGGGAAGAGATGATCGACACCAACATCAAGGGGTTGCTCTATGTCACCCGGACGGTGGTACCGGGAATGGTCAGCCGGGGACGGGGGCATGTGATCAACATTGGGTCGATCGCAGGCCATCAGACCTACCCGAAGGGAAATGTCTACTGTGCCACGAAGGCGGCTGTCCGGGCTCTTTCAGAGGGGCTGAACATTGATTTGCTGGGAACAGCAGTCCGGGTCAGCTCAGTTGATCCGGGCTTGGTAGACACGGAATTCAGCACGGTTCGATTTCATGGAGATACCGATCGAGCCAAAGCGGTTTATCAGGGGCTAACCCCCCTCAGTGGGGAGGATGTGGCCGAGGTCGTTCTGTTCTGTGCCACCCGTCCGCCCCATGTGAATTTGAGCGAGGTGCTGCTGTTGCCGACGGCTCAGGCCACGCCAACGCTGGTGCATCGATCGGAGAGTGCTGCTGATTAA
- a CDS encoding condensation domain-containing protein, with protein MIRQISRSLGPTEQALWLHDQAHPLHFVLTAQFRGDLDPVGLAQALDHLQARHPLLRVSIHTDLSGSPYFVEGSAPIPLQVLPRLHSQHWQQRVAQELTQPFDWAIAPLIRIVLLQSPGLSDLLMTCHHTIADGLSAVILLRELLTLMNQSPLPPAQPLPSALETLLPVQEPAYPVRVGQTVLARSLLWVKRLFQPARPPFHPLANLQLRVQSGSLPPAMTRALLRQCRQEQTTVHAALCAAFLLALAQQESHLHSLHCFSPVNLRPYLTASLAETCGLYIVPARTTHDLTAGQTFWNIARSLKFQMTGQLTMEKLQSACRQIQALTAARPDPHTLLEIFTDNLNSDLMVTNLGRLDLPQQAGSLSLEAVYGPAVLSGFRQERVVGLATLDDRLFFTIVCSKSAGDDGSDRWPEAAVQILERMLAPCQPEVR; from the coding sequence ATGATCAGGCAGATCAGTCGTTCCCTGGGTCCCACAGAACAAGCACTCTGGCTACACGATCAAGCCCATCCACTACATTTCGTGCTGACGGCTCAGTTCCGGGGAGATCTGGATCCAGTCGGCCTGGCCCAGGCCCTCGATCACCTGCAGGCTCGCCATCCATTACTGCGGGTCAGCATTCACACCGATCTGTCTGGCTCCCCCTATTTTGTGGAAGGTTCAGCGCCTATCCCCCTGCAGGTACTTCCCCGCCTGCACTCCCAGCACTGGCAACAGAGGGTGGCCCAGGAACTGACCCAACCTTTTGATTGGGCTATCGCCCCCCTGATCCGGATCGTGCTGCTGCAGTCCCCCGGTCTGTCAGATCTGCTGATGACCTGTCACCATACGATCGCGGATGGCCTGTCAGCGGTGATTCTGCTGCGGGAATTGCTGACTCTTATGAATCAGAGTCCATTGCCACCGGCCCAACCACTCCCCTCGGCTCTGGAGACCTTACTGCCTGTCCAAGAGCCAGCCTACCCAGTCCGGGTGGGTCAGACAGTTCTAGCCCGATCGCTGCTCTGGGTTAAACGACTGTTTCAACCCGCCCGCCCGCCGTTCCATCCCCTGGCTAATCTCCAGCTTCGGGTCCAGTCTGGCTCCCTGCCCCCAGCAATGACCAGGGCCTTGTTACGCCAATGTCGCCAGGAACAAACCACGGTTCATGCAGCCCTCTGTGCTGCTTTTCTCCTGGCTTTGGCCCAACAGGAGAGCCATCTACACAGCCTACACTGCTTCTCGCCGGTGAATCTACGGCCCTATCTGACTGCCTCCCTAGCAGAAACCTGTGGGCTGTACATTGTTCCCGCCAGAACCACCCATGACCTGACTGCAGGACAAACCTTCTGGAATATAGCCCGATCGTTGAAATTCCAGATGACTGGGCAACTGACGATGGAGAAGCTACAGTCCGCCTGCCGTCAGATCCAGGCTCTGACAGCAGCTCGACCTGATCCCCACACCCTGCTGGAAATTTTTACAGACAACCTGAATTCAGATCTGATGGTAACGAATCTGGGTCGCCTGGATCTGCCACAGCAGGCAGGTTCTCTGAGCCTGGAGGCAGTTTATGGGCCTGCGGTACTATCAGGATTCCGCCAGGAGCGGGTTGTGGGTCTGGCTACCCTGGACGATCGCTTATTTTTTACTATAGTTTGCTCAAAATCTGCTGGAGATGATGGGAGCGATCGCTGGCCAGAAGCAGCGGTGCAGATTCTGGAACGGATGCTTGCACCCTGTCAACCAGAGGTGCGTTGA
- a CDS encoding DUF5615 family PIN-like protein — MPQHNATPDAFINQLSIQDQRIVITKDADFVESFLLQNQP; from the coding sequence TTGCCGCAGCATAATGCGACCCCTGATGCATTCATTAATCAGCTTTCGATCCAAGACCAGCGCATTGTCATTACCAAGGATGCCGATTTCGTTGAGTCGTTCCTACTTCAAAACCAGCCTTAA
- a CDS encoding nuclear transport factor 2 family protein yields the protein MTIVNLAPTTVQSVVQQYFAASRSTTKVEGMVACFAEDATTYEPVGGPPSQGHAAIRQTLQGLVDLFAEVGLREEFVSVNGHQVAVKWRGQGLGRSGRTVAFEGIDLFEVNEAGQIQTLWAYWNPMALVAELQEAA from the coding sequence ATGACGATCGTTAACCTTGCTCCCACAACCGTACAATCTGTAGTACAGCAATATTTCGCAGCCAGTCGATCGACCACTAAAGTCGAAGGTATGGTAGCTTGCTTTGCTGAAGATGCCACGACCTATGAGCCTGTGGGTGGTCCCCCATCCCAGGGTCATGCTGCCATTCGCCAAACCCTGCAAGGATTGGTCGATTTATTTGCTGAGGTGGGTCTCAGGGAAGAGTTTGTTTCGGTGAATGGCCATCAGGTGGCTGTGAAGTGGCGAGGACAGGGGCTGGGTCGAAGTGGCCGGACGGTAGCCTTCGAAGGCATTGATCTATTTGAGGTGAATGAAGCCGGTCAGATCCAAACCCTGTGGGCCTACTGGAATCCAATGGCACTGGTGGCAGAGTTACAAGAGGCCGCATGA
- a CDS encoding type II toxin-antitoxin system RelE/ParE family toxin has translation MNSTFQRIAQFPKIGRKRDNLYPGLRSLSYGQHLIFYLKHYMTTSLLLG, from the coding sequence ATGAATTCAACTTTTCAACGGATTGCTCAGTTTCCCAAAATTGGTCGCAAGCGAGATAACCTTTACCCAGGCTTACGCAGTTTATCTTACGGACAGCATTTAATTTTCTACTTAAAACACTATATGACTACTTCCTTATTGCTGGGCTAG
- a CDS encoding MarC family protein, with protein sequence MWQTLLSYAAGTVVALFPIANPIGAIPIFYSLTEQDSPPYRHAQARAVALNVLWVLALFLFAGREILGFFGISLDVLRIAGGLLVAHTAWQMVTVRQRLTDLEHEEAIDKEDISFTPMAVPLVSGPGAIGIVISISARLSDWASYVGSLMGVALLAISLYFCLTLGEPLVKALGRNGLGALNRVFGFFILAIAVQFISEGSLNLLREALGELFHQT encoded by the coding sequence ATGTGGCAAACTCTCCTTTCCTATGCAGCGGGTACCGTTGTGGCTCTGTTTCCGATCGCCAATCCGATCGGTGCAATTCCCATATTCTATAGTTTGACCGAGCAGGATAGCCCGCCCTATCGCCATGCTCAGGCCCGGGCAGTGGCCCTGAATGTCCTCTGGGTGCTGGCCCTGTTTCTGTTTGCAGGTCGGGAAATTCTTGGCTTCTTTGGGATTTCCCTGGATGTGCTGCGGATTGCTGGCGGGCTGCTGGTGGCCCATACGGCCTGGCAAATGGTGACGGTGCGCCAGCGTTTGACCGATCTGGAGCACGAGGAAGCGATCGACAAGGAAGACATCTCCTTTACCCCCATGGCCGTTCCCCTGGTGAGTGGGCCGGGGGCTATTGGTATTGTGATCAGTATCTCTGCCAGATTGAGCGACTGGGCCAGCTATGTGGGCTCTTTGATGGGAGTGGCCCTCTTAGCTATATCTCTGTACTTTTGCCTTACTCTGGGCGAACCGTTAGTCAAGGCTCTGGGACGGAATGGGCTGGGGGCACTCAATCGGGTGTTTGGGTTTTTTATTCTGGCGATCGCTGTGCAATTTATCAGCGAGGGTTCCCTCAATCTACTGAGGGAGGCTTTGGGTGAACTGTTCCATCAAACTTGA
- a CDS encoding SDR family NAD(P)-dependent oxidoreductase: MTVFAQIPSINALIVGGSQGIGLGFVRQLLGQARTGQVYATYRQEVSPVLTDLAAAHPDRLRLLQMDVTAEAQIADGIAQIHQQIDRLHLVLYCVGFLHTDTIQPEKSLQQIQSEHLMRYFQVNSIGAVLLAKQVLPLLKHSDRTVFASISAKVGSIGDNHLGGWYGYRASKAALNMLMRTAAIEYARKSPQTIVVTLHPGTTDTRLSKPFQRQVAPDKLFPVDRTVTQLLAVIESLQPENSGQFFSWDGSLLPW; the protein is encoded by the coding sequence ATGACTGTTTTTGCACAAATACCCTCCATCAATGCACTGATCGTGGGGGGCAGTCAGGGCATTGGTCTCGGATTCGTTCGGCAACTGTTAGGCCAGGCGCGTACTGGCCAGGTCTACGCCACCTATCGCCAGGAGGTATCACCAGTTTTGACCGATCTTGCTGCCGCCCATCCCGATCGGCTTCGGCTGCTTCAGATGGATGTGACTGCAGAAGCCCAGATTGCTGATGGGATCGCTCAAATCCACCAGCAGATCGATCGCTTGCATCTGGTGCTGTACTGTGTGGGTTTCCTACACACAGACACAATTCAGCCAGAAAAAAGCCTACAGCAAATTCAGTCTGAGCATCTGATGCGCTATTTCCAGGTCAATAGTATTGGGGCCGTTTTGCTGGCCAAGCAGGTGCTGCCCTTACTGAAACATAGCGATCGCACTGTGTTTGCCAGTATTTCCGCCAAAGTGGGCAGCATTGGGGATAATCATCTGGGGGGATGGTATGGCTACCGGGCTTCGAAGGCAGCACTCAATATGCTAATGCGGACAGCCGCGATCGAATATGCCCGCAAGAGCCCCCAGACAATCGTGGTGACCCTCCATCCCGGCACCACCGATACTCGCCTATCCAAACCCTTCCAGCGCCAGGTAGCCCCTGACAAGCTCTTTCCGGTCGATCGGACGGTCACCCAACTCCTGGCTGTCATTGAGTCTTTGCAACCGGAGAACAGTGGCCAGTTTTTCTCCTGGGATGGCAGTCTCCTGCCCTGGTGA
- a CDS encoding DUF2252 domain-containing protein, with amino-acid sequence MKKYLIVMLAIVAAVLVNLQASAACAASSRPAWVEAEIYRFNHSFASQLPDDLATKMEKMSATPFAFYRGTAHIFYQDMKTLPASNFVNSATSSAWLQGDLHPQNMGTFQDSQGHEVFNTTDFDEGYLGPYVWDLRRMAVGILLLAQEQKVGLDDRKEVVTQFLDAYLDQMEDFKGSQEELSYRLDADNTSSLVQDFIQKSKKQSRSKFLDKYTTIDQTGARVFQTSAALQPVPQQTSASLAKSMGDYIASIAKDKRQNGSYYKLKDIRLKLGSGTGSLGRYRYLLLIEGPSTDKDDDRILEMKQEVASAVAIAAPGRFPASAYDNHEGRRVAMTMKAMLTHTDALLGYTMVNGMPFMIREKSPSAVDFDYTLLTSKSKFLDTATDQGKVLATNHALADKDYDATIVPVSIDKEVTDLVAGKRSQFKQEILSFAMDYATQVENDYKSFVDAYQRGVPLY; translated from the coding sequence ATGAAAAAATATCTCATTGTCATGCTTGCGATCGTGGCCGCAGTGCTAGTCAATCTGCAAGCCAGTGCCGCCTGTGCTGCGTCTTCCCGCCCCGCCTGGGTGGAAGCAGAAATCTATCGGTTCAACCATTCCTTCGCCTCCCAACTCCCTGACGACCTGGCAACCAAAATGGAGAAAATGTCCGCCACACCGTTCGCCTTCTATCGAGGTACGGCTCACATTTTCTATCAAGACATGAAAACTCTGCCCGCCTCCAATTTCGTGAACTCGGCTACCTCTTCCGCCTGGCTGCAAGGAGACCTGCACCCCCAAAACATGGGCACGTTTCAAGATAGCCAGGGCCACGAGGTCTTTAATACCACGGATTTCGATGAAGGCTACCTCGGCCCCTATGTCTGGGATCTGCGCCGGATGGCTGTGGGCATTCTCCTGTTGGCCCAGGAGCAGAAGGTGGGCCTGGACGATCGCAAAGAGGTGGTAACCCAGTTCCTGGATGCCTACCTGGATCAGATGGAAGACTTCAAAGGCTCCCAGGAAGAATTGTCCTACCGCCTGGATGCGGACAACACCAGCAGCCTGGTTCAAGATTTCATTCAAAAGTCAAAAAAACAATCTCGATCGAAGTTTCTGGACAAGTACACCACGATCGATCAGACAGGAGCCCGAGTATTCCAGACCAGTGCAGCGTTACAGCCTGTCCCGCAGCAAACCTCCGCCAGCCTTGCCAAGAGCATGGGGGATTACATCGCCTCTATTGCCAAGGATAAACGCCAGAATGGCAGTTACTACAAGCTGAAGGATATACGGCTGAAACTGGGGTCTGGGACAGGGAGCCTGGGGCGATACCGATACCTCTTACTGATTGAAGGTCCCAGCACCGATAAGGACGACGATCGGATTCTAGAAATGAAACAGGAAGTTGCCAGTGCCGTGGCGATCGCAGCTCCGGGGCGCTTCCCTGCCTCTGCTTACGACAACCATGAGGGACGGCGGGTGGCCATGACTATGAAGGCGATGCTGACCCATACCGATGCCCTGTTGGGGTATACCATGGTGAATGGGATGCCTTTTATGATTCGGGAAAAATCCCCCTCTGCCGTTGATTTCGACTACACCCTGTTGACCAGCAAAAGCAAATTCCTGGATACAGCTACCGATCAGGGGAAAGTTCTGGCAACGAACCATGCCCTAGCCGACAAGGACTATGATGCAACGATCGTTCCTGTCAGTATTGACAAGGAAGTGACTGACTTGGTTGCAGGCAAACGGAGCCAATTCAAACAGGAAATCCTGAGCTTTGCAATGGACTACGCCACACAGGTAGAAAACGACTACAAGAGCTTTGTCGATGCCTATCAGCGGGGCGTGCCACTTTACTAA
- a CDS encoding glycosyltransferase family 4 protein, producing the protein MPGNESVSMKVLLQHRHRNDEISGVLTYVNYIALGLKEQGIDTKVVSTHEQNCYQWLQMILWADIVHMNSNHLLFACLCKIFNRKIVIKYHYLFYQSIHIQYQPMKFLERIRTDVLYSLPKPKYPLKWQLYAIVIWVRLIIRLCTAWLADRHLACSQFLAESLAFPWDVLTLYNPIPITESPIPKNRETLSQPYTFVFVGRLSHDKGVDLLLQATRILSAHYQEFQVLIIGEGQEAKKLKQMAIDLAIEDHVQFLGRLSQAEVLQALTSALALVVPSRWQDPAPYVVLEASSVQTCSIVSCMGGLPEIAGPANFVVNNEDPVAISEKMEFCLQNPQESLVRGRKAQQFVLHHFSPRQIILQLIQYLQSDIPQVDRN; encoded by the coding sequence ATGCCAGGAAATGAATCTGTTTCTATGAAGGTATTACTTCAACATCGACACAGGAACGATGAGATTAGTGGTGTTCTTACTTATGTGAATTACATCGCCTTAGGTTTGAAAGAGCAAGGCATAGATACCAAAGTTGTTTCGACTCATGAACAGAATTGTTATCAGTGGTTGCAGATGATTCTTTGGGCCGATATTGTCCATATGAATTCAAATCACTTATTATTCGCTTGCCTGTGCAAAATATTTAATAGAAAAATAGTGATTAAATATCACTATTTGTTCTATCAATCTATCCATATCCAATATCAGCCCATGAAATTTCTGGAGAGAATTAGAACTGATGTTCTGTATTCTCTCCCAAAACCGAAATATCCCTTGAAGTGGCAACTGTATGCGATCGTGATATGGGTCAGGTTGATTATTCGTCTTTGCACAGCCTGGCTGGCCGATCGTCATCTGGCTTGCAGTCAGTTTTTAGCAGAGTCCCTTGCATTTCCCTGGGATGTCTTGACCTTATACAATCCCATTCCGATTACTGAAAGCCCAATCCCCAAAAACAGGGAAACCCTCTCCCAACCCTACACCTTTGTTTTTGTTGGGCGACTGAGTCACGATAAAGGAGTCGATCTCCTGTTGCAAGCTACCCGGATTTTATCTGCTCACTATCAAGAGTTCCAGGTTCTGATTATTGGAGAAGGTCAAGAAGCAAAAAAGCTCAAGCAAATGGCAATTGATTTAGCCATCGAGGATCATGTGCAGTTTTTAGGTCGATTAAGTCAGGCTGAAGTGTTACAGGCTTTGACCTCGGCCTTGGCTCTTGTGGTTCCCTCCCGATGGCAAGATCCAGCTCCCTATGTCGTGTTGGAGGCGTCCAGTGTTCAGACCTGCTCGATTGTGAGCTGCATGGGGGGTCTCCCTGAAATAGCTGGTCCTGCTAACTTTGTGGTAAATAATGAAGACCCGGTTGCAATTTCTGAAAAGATGGAATTTTGTCTACAAAATCCCCAGGAAAGCCTTGTTCGGGGGAGAAAAGCCCAACAGTTTGTGTTGCATCATTTTTCTCCCCGCCAAATCATCCTACAGTTAATTCAATATCTGCAATCCGACATTCCGCAGGTTGACAGGAATTAA